The genomic segment ACGATCCAGCCGAACACGATCGGCGCCGATTCCTTGCCATAGGCATCGGTGGCGAGGCGCACTGTCGGCGGCACGGTGGCGATCCAGTCGAGACCGTAGAACACGGCAAAAAGCGGCAGGCCGAAGAAATCGATGCCGAACGCGTATGGCAGATAAATCAGCGACAATCCGCGCAGCCCGTAGTACCAGAACAGCAGCACGCGCGCGTTGAAGCGGTCCGAAAGCCAGCCGGAAAGCGTCGTGCCGAAGAGATCGAAGATGCCCATGGCGGCAAGTAGCGTCGCGCCCTGCACCTGCGTCATACCGTAATCGGAACACATCGCGATCAGGTGCGTGCCGACATAACCGTTGGTGCTCGCGCCGCAGACGAAAAAGCTGAAGAACAGCAGCCAGAAATCGCGCGTCTTGCTGGCCGAGGCAAGCGTGGCGAACGCGACCTTGATCGGATTCTTCGGCGGCGACACCGCGGCGGGCGGCAGATCCGCGTGTTCGCCGACGGGACGCAGCGAAAGATCGACGGGACGCTCGGGCAGCAGCCACGCGACGAGCGGCAGCACGACCGCCACCGCCGCCGCGACCACGAACACGACCGGACGCCAGCCGAAGCGCTCGGAAATCGACGCGAGGAGCGGCAGGAAGACGAGCTGGCCGGTTGCGGAGCTGGCGGTGAGAATGCCCATCGCGAGCCCGCGATGGGTGGTGAACCAGCGGTTCACGATCGTCGCCGACAAGGTCAGCGCGGCGACGCCCGTCGCGCTGCCGACCATCACGCCCCAGACGAGCACCATTTGCCACGGCTCGGTCATCATCGACGAGAGGCCGACGCCCGCTGCAAGCGTCGTGATCGCGGCGAGCACGGTCGGGCGCACGCCGAAGCGCTGCATCGCCGCCGCCGCGAACGGGCCGGCGAGACCGTAGAGCGCGAGGTTGATCGAGATGGCGAGCGAAATCGTGCCGCGCGACCAGCCGAACTGCTTTTCGAGCGGCAACATCATGACGCTCGGCGTCGCGCGCGTGCCCGCAGCCGCCAGCAGCACGAAGAACACGACGCCCACCGCAACCCAGCCATAATGTATCCGGCCGTTCAGCCGTCTCGCTACCCAGTTCATCGCTGCTCCGTTTCGTTGATTTCCTGCCTGTGGCGATATGATTCGTTACCGCTCTGTCACATCAGAGTTGCGAGCTTAGTTACCGATCGGTAACATGTCAAGCGTGCAGCAGAATTTTTCGAGGAGCGACTTTGACACGATCATCTGCCGATCAGCCGAAAACCCATGCCCGGCGCAATGTCCGCACCGACGGCGCGACGGCGCAAGAGCAGTTGCTCGATGCGGCGCAGGAATTGTTCTATCGCGACGGCATCCGCGCGATCGGCGTCGATGCCGTCGTGGAGCGCGCGGGCGTCAACAAGATGAGCCTGTACCGGCAGTTCGCGTCGAAGGACGAACTGGTCGTCGCCTATCTGGAGCGCATGGACGAAGGCTTTCGGCGGCGCTTCGAGGCGAGCGTCGCGAAACATCCGGGCGAACCGGCGCGGCAGATGATTCAAGCGCTGGAGGACCTGGTGAAGCGGGCGTCGTCGCCGGACTATCGCGGCTGCCCGTTCCTGAACATCGCGTGCGAATTCGGCGATCCGGCGCATCCCGCGCGGCAATCGGTCGAGCGCAACAAAAGTTACCTGATGACACGCCTAGTCGAGATGTCGACGGCCGCCGGAGCGGATAATCCGGTGGAACTGGCGGAATCGCTCGCGTTGCTGGTCGACGGCATCTATGCAACGAGCCAGACATACGGCCCCGGCTCGGGCCCGCTGCTCGCGGCGCCGCGCATCGCGCGCGTGCTGATCGCCGCGGCGTGCGCCGCGCATCGCAAACAGGATGGTTCATGACTGACAGCAGCACCCGCGACGACGTGATCGCGGCGACTCGACACTGGCTCACCCGCGCGGTGATCGGCCTCAATCTGTGCCCGTTCGCGAAGAGCGTGCATGTCAAAAACCAGATTCGTTATGTGGTGAGCGAGGCGCGCGGCGTGGACGATCTCGTCGTCGAACTGACCGACGAACTGCGTCTGTTGCGCGACACGGACCCCGACGCCATCGACACCACGCTTTTCATCACGCCGCACGCGTTCGCGGATTTCGCCGAATACAACGACGCCCTTTTCTTCGCCGAACGTCTGCTCGACCAACTCGGGCTTGCGGGCGAATTACAGATCGCAAGCTTTCATCCGCACTATCAGTTCGAAGGCACCGCGCCCGACGATATCGACAACTACACGAATCGCGCGCCCTATCCGATCTTTCATCTGTTGCGCGAAGCGAGCATCGATCGCGCCGTCGACGCGTTTCCCGAGGCCTCCGAAATTTACCAACGCAATATCGAAACCCTGCGCCGTCTCGGGCACGACGGCTTCGACGCGTGGTTGAAAGACAAAACCTGATCAGTTCGCAGGCGCGAAGAAGCGCGCGCGCAGTTCGTCCAGTCCGAGCGTTTCGAGCACGTCCGAGAGCCGTTGCGCGGGCCGGCCGCGCGGCAAATCCTTGAATTGCGCGATGATCAGTTCGTTCTTCATCGAGTGCTCCCAGCCGACGAGTTCCGTCACGCTCACCTGATAGCCATACGATTCGAGCTGCAGGCAGCGCAGCACGTTCGTGATCTGGCTCCCAAATTCCCGCGTGTGCAGCGGATGCCGCCACATTTCCGTCAGCACGTTCTTCGAGAGCGAGTGTCC from the Caballeronia sp. NK8 genome contains:
- a CDS encoding MFS transporter; amino-acid sequence: MNWVARRLNGRIHYGWVAVGVVFFVLLAAAGTRATPSVMMLPLEKQFGWSRGTISLAISINLALYGLAGPFAAAAMQRFGVRPTVLAAITTLAAGVGLSSMMTEPWQMVLVWGVMVGSATGVAALTLSATIVNRWFTTHRGLAMGILTASSATGQLVFLPLLASISERFGWRPVVFVVAAAVAVVLPLVAWLLPERPVDLSLRPVGEHADLPPAAVSPPKNPIKVAFATLASASKTRDFWLLFFSFFVCGASTNGYVGTHLIAMCSDYGMTQVQGATLLAAMGIFDLFGTTLSGWLSDRFNARVLLFWYYGLRGLSLIYLPYAFGIDFFGLPLFAVFYGLDWIATVPPTVRLATDAYGKESAPIVFGWIVAGHQLGAAFAALGGGMLRSSLGSYTVATMISGGLCLVAAVTVLRINRANRSIGVAAT
- a CDS encoding TetR/AcrR family transcriptional regulator — its product is MTRSSADQPKTHARRNVRTDGATAQEQLLDAAQELFYRDGIRAIGVDAVVERAGVNKMSLYRQFASKDELVVAYLERMDEGFRRRFEASVAKHPGEPARQMIQALEDLVKRASSPDYRGCPFLNIACEFGDPAHPARQSVERNKSYLMTRLVEMSTAAGADNPVELAESLALLVDGIYATSQTYGPGSGPLLAAPRIARVLIAAACAAHRKQDGS
- a CDS encoding DUF1415 domain-containing protein, which encodes MTDSSTRDDVIAATRHWLTRAVIGLNLCPFAKSVHVKNQIRYVVSEARGVDDLVVELTDELRLLRDTDPDAIDTTLFITPHAFADFAEYNDALFFAERLLDQLGLAGELQIASFHPHYQFEGTAPDDIDNYTNRAPYPIFHLLREASIDRAVDAFPEASEIYQRNIETLRRLGHDGFDAWLKDKT